Below is a window of Stygiolobus azoricus DNA.
CGAATAAAAGTAGGTGGCGAATTGGTTGAGGTAAATACTAGTTCGAAGAGAAGCTACATATCTTCATTTGGTGAAAGTAAGTATTACGCTGGAAGGCTCACATACTATCTACTAAAGACAATTAACAACATACCTAGACTTTACGGTTATATAAAGGGAGATCCGATAAACGGGTGGAGAGAAACATTCGAAAGGACATTTTTGAATTTAATTGCATCAGATCTAGACGTTGCTAAGAACTGGTTTAAGGCATCTTATGAAGTTGAGTTAACCCCACTAAGTATAAAGGGAGAAGTTGACGAAGGTAATGTATCAGCTGAGGTAGAGCTTAAGGAAGTGCCTCAAATAAAAGAGCAAGGTATAAGGGGCACATTTGAGGTAGACTCCTTTTACTTTTCTAAGATAGAGAAAGTGAAGCCTTCGATAATACCCGCTGGAAGAGTAGGATACTTATCGGCTTTCAGTAAGTTCCTTGTTATTCAATACGAAAAGGCTCCCGGGATCCCAAAGGCTTTCGGTATTGCTGCAGAGTTCATAAATTCCATGATACTACCTCAAGGTTTCAGTGACGAAATTAACGGTCACAAGATCTACGTAAACCAAGAGGAGAACTCGGTGTATATGGATAAGACTCCATTACAGAACGCTCCTCCAAATGTCTTATCAATTTTAGCCTTAAGGACATTTTTGAGAAGAGCCACTGAGAATGAACTTATAATTATAGAGGACCCTGAGATCCATCTTGATGAGAGCGAACTTAACGAGGTTAAAGAGCTCTTAGAAAAAACGAGAGCTAGAATAGTACTTGTGACTTCTAATAAAATACTTTAATTCAGGCTATCGACCCCTCTTCATCTTTCCGTTTATGTCGACCTCATCATAATGTCCCCCACCCGGCTGAGGATCTTCATCGTCCGTCAAAACCTCAGACCCTGGTGGAGGGTGGGGTAATTTTAATTATTTCCTTCAAGTTAATAACGATAGTGTCGCAAGCAAAAAAGTTTCTCGAAATCCAAGATCTAATATTAGCAAGGACTGCTATGGAAAAAGTCTCACTCCATCTCTCTAACAGAAAAGAAGCAGTTTTCCCTTGGGTTGAGAGGGAATTGAAGGAGTTTATCAGAAAATATTCAAACCACAAGGAGCTGTCCACTTATGCAATCAGTATCAAAGATGCGATAGAAAAAAAGGACACTGAAGCGTTAAGGAAAAGTGTGAATGAGGCCAAGGAGAAATTGAGTAAGATCATTGAAGACGCGTATAAGTCTCTCTCACAAGGACAGTAAATCAACATAAATATTTTAAATTGTAGAGTATATTATCGTGGATTTACAGGAGATTGCCGAACAAGTTAGAAACTGTAGAAAATGCGACTTGTGGAAGACTAGGAAGAATGCTGTACCAGGAGAGGGAAATCCGCACGCTGAAATAATGTTCGTAGGTGAGGCCCCTGGTGAAAATGAGGATATTGAAGGTAAACCCTTCGTCGGTGCTGCTGGTAAATTGCTGACCAAATTAATCACAGAGGTTTTGGGATTAAAGAGAGAAGACGTTTTCATTACGAACATAGTGAAATGCAGACCTCCTCAGAATAGAGATCCTACAGAAGAGGAAATAATTGCTTGCAGTCCTTATCTAAGATTGCAAATCGATATTATAAAACCTAAACTGATCGTTACTTTAGGTAGGCATTCTACTTCTTATTTGTTCTCTCTCATAGGGAAGTCTTTCAGTTCTATAACTAGAGTTAGAGGTAAAGAATTTGAGTGGAAAAAAGACGATAATACTATAATCAAGGTTTTCCCTACATATCATCCTGCCGCTGCCCTTTACAATCCCAACTTGAGGAAGACTCTTGAGGATGACTTCAGAAAGATTAAGAGTATTCTGACTAACACAACAAGCTCAAAAAGGGTTACACTGGAATATTTTATGGGTGGAGAAAATAGACCTAGGGATAAAGAAGAAGAAAGTAATAGTCACGGCGTCCAGTAAAGGTATAGGTTTTGCTATTGCAAAGAGGTTTTTAGAAGAGGGGGCGGAGGTAATTATCTCCTCACACGATGAGTACAACTTGATCAAAGCTTATGAAAAACTGAAACCCTTAGGCAAAGTTGATTACATTAAGGCTGACCTCACAAAGGCTGAGGACGTAGAGAGATTGATCGACGAGGGCTATAGGAGACTGTCCGGCCTAGACGTTTTGGCTTATGTTACTGGAAGTCCTAAACCTGGAAACCTATTTGAATTAGGAAATGAAGACTGGCTCAATGCGTTTAACCTACTTCTTATGAGTGCGGTAGTCGCTGTTAGAGAGGCAGGGAAAAGAATGAAAGAAGGAGGTCGTATAATACTATCA
It encodes the following:
- the udg gene encoding type-4 uracil-DNA glycosylase — encoded protein: MDLQEIAEQVRNCRKCDLWKTRKNAVPGEGNPHAEIMFVGEAPGENEDIEGKPFVGAAGKLLTKLITEVLGLKREDVFITNIVKCRPPQNRDPTEEEIIACSPYLRLQIDIIKPKLIVTLGRHSTSYLFSLIGKSFSSITRVRGKEFEWKKDDNTIIKVFPTYHPAAALYNPNLRKTLEDDFRKIKSILTNTTSSKRVTLEYFMGGENRPRDKEEESNSHGVQ
- a CDS encoding SDR family oxidoreductase, giving the protein MDLGIKKKKVIVTASSKGIGFAIAKRFLEEGAEVIISSHDEYNLIKAYEKLKPLGKVDYIKADLTKAEDVERLIDEGYRRLSGLDVLAYVTGSPKPGNLFELGNEDWLNAFNLLLMSAVVAVREAGKRMKEGGRIILSTSMTLKQPIDNLDLSNVVRLSLAGLIRVASRELGPKGITVNGIMPGWTLTDRVDQLVKDRARREGRSEQDVLNDIVKDVPLKRIGKPEEVANVVLFLASNLATYVNGALIPVDGGILRCIL